The Candidatus Baltobacteraceae bacterium genome has a window encoding:
- the selA gene encoding L-seryl-tRNA(Sec) selenium transferase, whose product MSQALRSLPAVHRLLEEPAVAVFAATLGREGMKGAIERVLDRARASGQAHGYEDIVAAVVAQLDAMRMRGMLCVINASGVMLHTNLGRAPLATEALAAVDRLSQGYSNLEYDLEAGERGSRYSRVTDALREATGAQDAVVVNNCAAAVLLVLDTFARGRETVVARNQLVEIGGGFRIPDVLARSGTTLVEVGTTNRVYARDFETALSPRTALLLRTHPSNYRIEGFTADVSGDELVKLGRRSGVMVVEDLGSGALVDLAEYGLPHERTVGEALAEGIDLVTFSGDKLLGGPQSGIVVGSARFVAALRTNPLLRALRVDKTTIAALGATLALYRDRTSRERIPLYRMLAATIEHLRARAQPYITAIPQAMLVESVAYVGAGTLPDARVASLAIAIRVPRPDLTAAALRRGDPAIVGRIEDGRLLFDLRTIAPEEDGSVIAKLRAC is encoded by the coding sequence ATGTCGCAAGCGTTGCGCAGCCTTCCGGCTGTGCACCGGCTGTTGGAAGAGCCCGCGGTTGCCGTATTCGCGGCGACCCTTGGAAGAGAAGGAATGAAAGGCGCGATCGAGCGAGTGCTCGATCGCGCTCGTGCTTCCGGCCAAGCGCACGGGTACGAAGATATCGTCGCCGCCGTAGTGGCGCAGCTCGATGCAATGCGCATGCGCGGCATGCTCTGCGTCATCAACGCGAGCGGTGTGATGCTGCATACCAATCTCGGACGCGCGCCGTTGGCGACCGAAGCGCTCGCCGCCGTCGATCGGCTCTCGCAGGGTTATTCGAATCTGGAATACGATCTGGAAGCCGGCGAGCGCGGCTCGCGGTATTCGCGCGTTACCGACGCGTTGCGCGAAGCGACCGGCGCGCAAGACGCCGTCGTCGTCAACAACTGCGCGGCGGCGGTGCTGCTCGTGCTCGACACGTTCGCGCGCGGCCGCGAGACCGTCGTCGCGCGCAACCAGCTCGTCGAAATCGGCGGCGGTTTTCGCATTCCCGACGTGCTCGCGCGCAGCGGCACGACGCTCGTCGAAGTCGGCACGACCAATCGCGTCTACGCTCGCGACTTCGAAACGGCGCTGTCGCCGCGTACCGCGCTGCTGCTGCGGACGCATCCTTCGAACTATCGTATCGAAGGGTTTACCGCCGACGTTTCCGGCGACGAGCTCGTCAAGCTCGGGCGTCGCTCCGGTGTTATGGTCGTCGAGGATTTGGGAAGCGGAGCGTTGGTCGATCTTGCGGAGTACGGTCTGCCGCACGAGCGCACGGTTGGGGAAGCGCTCGCCGAGGGCATCGATCTCGTGACGTTTTCGGGAGATAAGCTGCTGGGTGGACCGCAATCGGGTATCGTCGTAGGCAGCGCGCGATTCGTAGCCGCGCTGCGTACCAATCCGCTCCTTCGCGCATTGCGCGTCGATAAAACGACGATCGCCGCGCTCGGTGCCACGCTCGCGCTCTATCGCGATCGTACGTCTCGCGAGCGCATCCCACTCTATCGAATGCTTGCGGCCACCATCGAGCATCTGCGCGCCCGGGCGCAGCCGTATATTACCGCGATACCGCAAGCGATGCTCGTGGAATCGGTGGCGTACGTCGGTGCGGGCACGCTTCCCGACGCGCGCGTTGCGTCGCTCGCGATTGCGATTCGCGTACCGCGTCCCGACCTCACGGCCGCAGCATTGCGGCGCGGCGATCCCGCGATCGTGGGACGTATCGAGGACGGGCGGCTCCTGTTCGATCTGCGGACCATTGCGCCGGAAGAAGACGGCAGCGTTATCGCGAAGCTTCGCGCATGTTGA
- the trxA gene encoding thioredoxin, which yields MSTLNDVTQTNFDSEVLQSNQPVLVDFWAPWCGPCKMLGPVVEKVANANAGKAKFVKLNTDDNPSLAGQYQVSGIPCLILFKGGQPVDRIVGYVPENVITSMLSKHVA from the coding sequence GTGAGCACACTAAACGACGTAACTCAGACGAACTTTGACAGCGAGGTGCTGCAAAGCAACCAGCCCGTGCTGGTCGATTTTTGGGCGCCATGGTGCGGACCTTGCAAAATGCTCGGCCCCGTCGTGGAAAAGGTCGCCAATGCCAACGCCGGCAAGGCGAAGTTCGTGAAGTTGAACACGGACGACAACCCGAGTCTGGCGGGTCAGTATCAGGTCTCGGGCATTCCGTGCTTGATTCTCTTCAAAGGCGGACAGCCCGTCGATCGCATCGTCGGCTACGTTCCCGAGAACGTCATTACGTCGATGCTCAGCAAGCACGTCGCGTAA